CTCCGCGGTCTCGTCCTCTACGGCGAGGACGACTACTGATCCTGTGAGCGCCGACGTCGCCGGAGCCGTCCCTTACGGTGTTGAGCATGGACACGCGTGAGGATTCGGTTTCCGGCGACGTCGGCTCTTGGCGGGACTACGGCCCGACCGACCTGCCGAAGCCGCTCGCCGCTGCACTCGAGGCGTTCGCCGAACGCGGTTACGACGGCACGTCCATCCGCGAGGTTGCGTCGCGGTCCGGTCTGTCGGTGCCGGGTCTGTACCACCACTACCCCTCGAAGCAGGCGCTGCTCGTCTCGCTCACGACCACCGTGCTGCACGACCTGCTCGCCCGCAGCCGGCAGGCGATCGATGAAGCCGGACCCACCCCCTCCGAGAAGTTCGACGCCGTCGTCGAGTCGCTGCTGCGCTTCCATATGTTCCGCCGCGATCAGGCGTTCGTGGCGTCGACCGAGATGCGCAGCATGGAACCCGAGGCCCGCCGTGCATTCGTCGCCCTGCGCGACGAGCAGCAGTGCATGATCGACGAGATCGTCGAGGCCGGTGTCGCCGACGGCACCTTCTCCACGCCCT
This window of the Rhodococcus pyridinivorans genome carries:
- a CDS encoding TetR/AcrR family transcriptional regulator, whose translation is MDTREDSVSGDVGSWRDYGPTDLPKPLAAALEAFAERGYDGTSIREVASRSGLSVPGLYHHYPSKQALLVSLTTTVLHDLLARSRQAIDEAGPTPSEKFDAVVESLLRFHMFRRDQAFVASTEMRSMEPEARRAFVALRDEQQCMIDEIVEAGVADGTFSTPYPKDASRAVTTMCVAVASWYRPDGSLSPDEIVHRYLQVARNAVGAK